A genomic segment from Ptychodera flava strain L36383 chromosome 23 unlocalized genomic scaffold, AS_Pfla_20210202 Scaffold_23__1_contigs__length_28996876_pilon, whole genome shotgun sequence encodes:
- the LOC139123659 gene encoding death-associated protein kinase 1-like produces MNHIKKLDPLLDEDFIKLSTNYLQDMGEILIIKSEKSTISDTIILRPQWLCANVFGPMLATEIFVQYSNRLQRKKVHSKQDLTDVFQQYANTDMLLHLLEKFELLFEVEPPSGGVVQENGPRMFYIIPSLLDYQMPDEQWQREGSKQIYYGRRFQCRDETDSFSPGLFPRLQTRLHRYFTEIGCPPSGIWKNGIKVCDEVEGLVYMTKDWKAIHICVRAEREDEIGECYEMLEKISEDTHGLLEISCPGSNIDCHILSAHSMKNHHRQEYVKYYTTEKILEAEKGKKRVFDEELGTAENVFDLLCCGYDTTMLHRQGYLSDVRWMLHDTRVEFTTAMDVHQETGNDYRLMADLMGIRYKEVKAWESRATSVTERILTEWSTRWMNRTKKRRPPSRANIFYESSFLNLIAVLREPSMQREDAAHLLREMFNKIGVAADERAQVEDGESVILEDNEEEEEDSDASE; encoded by the coding sequence ATACTCATCATTAAGAGTGAAAAGTCAACCATTAGTGACACAATCATATTGAGACCCCAGTGGTTGTGTGCCAATGTATTTGGTCCGATGCTTGCCACCGAAATATTTGTCCAATACAGCAACCGGCTGCAAAGGAAGAAAGTACACTCCAAACAGGATCTCACTGACGTGTTCCAGCAATATGCAAATACCGATATGCTGCTTCACCtccttgaaaaatttgaactacTCTTTGAGGTAGAACCTCCGAGTGGCGGCGTTGTTCAAGAAAACGGTCCAAGAATGTTCTATATCATCCCCAGCTTACTTGATTATCAAATGCCGGATGAACAATGGCAGCGCGAAGGCTCCAAGCAGATCTACTATGGAAGACGGTTCCAGTGCCGGGATGAAACCGACAGCTTCTCCCCCGGGCTGTTTCCCAGGTTACAGACACGGCTGCACAGGTACTTCACAGAGATAGGCTGTCCGCCGAGCGGGATCTGGAAGAATGGCATCAAGGTGTGCGACGAAGTTGAGGGGCTGGTCTACATGACCAAAGACTGGAAGGCCATCCACATCTGTGTGAGAGCTGAACGCGAGGACGAGATCGGCGAATGTTACGAAATGCTCGAGAAGATCTCGGAAGACACACACGGTCTGCTGGAAATATCCTGCCCTGGTTCCAACATCGACTGCCATATACTCAGCGCGCACTCTATGAAAAACCACCACAGGCAGGAATATGTCAAGTACTACACGACAGAGAAAATACTTGAAGCAGAGAAGGGCAAGAAGCGAGTGTTTGATGAGGAGCTGGGCACAGCGGAAAACGTCTTCGACTTGCTGTGCTGTGGGTACGACACCACCATGCTCCATCGCCAGGGATACCTGAGTGACGTCAGGTGGATGTTGCACGACACGCGCGTTGAGTTCACTACAGCCATGGATGTGCACCAAGAAACAGGGAACGACTATAGACTGATGGCTGACCTGATGGGCATACGATACAAGGAGGTGAAAGCTTGGGAGAGCAGAGCGACCTCTGTCACGGAGCGCATCCTTACGGAATGGTCAACGAGGTGGATGAACCGAACCAAGAAGCGTCGACCACCGAGCAGGGCTAACATCTTCTACGAGAGCAGCTTTCTCAACTTGATCGCCGTTCTCAGGGAACCCAGCATGCAGCGGGAGGACGCTGCACACCTGCTGAGGGAAATGTTCAACAAGATAGGAGTAGCCGCTGATGAGCGGGCCCAGGTTGAAGACGGGGAGAGTGTCATCCTtgaagataatgaagaagaagaagaagacagTGATGCCAGTGAGTAG